In the genome of Cutibacterium equinum, one region contains:
- the rpsJ gene encoding 30S ribosomal protein S10: MAGQKIRIRLRAYDHEVIDSSARKIVDTVTRTGAKVAGPVPLPTEKNVFCVIRSPHKYKDSREHFEMRTHKRLIDILEPTPKTVDSLMRLDLPAGVDIEIKLP; this comes from the coding sequence GTGGCGGGACAAAAGATCCGCATCAGGCTGCGGGCCTACGACCACGAAGTCATCGACTCGTCGGCGCGCAAGATCGTCGACACGGTGACCCGTACGGGCGCCAAGGTCGCCGGCCCGGTGCCGCTGCCGACCGAGAAGAACGTTTTCTGTGTGATCCGTTCGCCCCACAAGTACAAGGACAGCCGCGAGCACTTTGAGATGCGCACCCACAAGCGGCTCATCGACATTCTCGAGCCGACTCCGAAGACGGTCGATTCGCTCATGCGTCTCGATCTGCCGGCCGGTGTCGACATCGAGATCAAGCTTCCGTGA
- the rplC gene encoding 50S ribosomal protein L3: MTNERTVKGVLGTKLGMTQLWDEHNKLVPVTVIQAGPCVVTQVRTPETDGYSAVQLGFGAVKAKNVTKPEAGHFEKAGVTPRRHLVELRTADASEYALGQEITADVFSASDVVDVTGTSKGKGTAGVMKRHGFGGLRATHGVHRKHRSPGSIGGCSTPGKVIKGLRMAGRMGAERVTVQNLQVHSVDAERGIMLVRGAVPGPKGSLLVVRSAAKKAAKNGDAA; the protein is encoded by the coding sequence ATGACCAATGAACGCACTGTCAAGGGCGTGCTGGGCACCAAGCTCGGCATGACCCAGCTGTGGGACGAGCACAACAAGCTCGTTCCCGTGACCGTCATCCAGGCCGGGCCATGTGTCGTCACCCAGGTGCGCACCCCCGAGACCGATGGCTACTCCGCCGTCCAGCTTGGCTTCGGGGCCGTCAAGGCCAAGAACGTCACCAAGCCGGAGGCTGGCCACTTCGAGAAGGCCGGCGTGACCCCTCGACGTCACCTCGTCGAGCTACGCACCGCCGATGCCTCTGAGTACGCCCTGGGCCAGGAGATCACCGCCGACGTGTTCTCCGCGTCCGATGTCGTCGACGTCACCGGCACCAGCAAGGGCAAGGGCACCGCTGGCGTCATGAAGCGTCACGGCTTCGGCGGCCTGCGTGCCACCCACGGTGTGCACCGCAAGCACCGCTCTCCGGGCTCCATCGGTGGCTGCTCGACGCCAGGCAAGGTCATCAAGGGCCTCCGCATGGCTGGCCGCATGGGTGCCGAGCGCGTGACTGTCCAGAACCTGCAGGTTCACTCCGTCGACGCCGAGCGCGGGATCATGCTGGTCCGCGGCGCCGTTCCCGGCCCGAAGGGGTCCCTGCTCGTCGTCCGCAGCGCCGCCAAGAAGGCCGCCAAGAATGGGGATGCCGCATGA